The following are encoded in a window of Streptomyces sp. Go-475 genomic DNA:
- a CDS encoding amidohydrolase family protein — MPDSQPQPPPPPSSSPGPADASSLLLCGARLTDGRTVDVRLGGGRIEAVGTAGSLAAGGARACGARVDLSGYLLLPAPAEPHAHADTALSADADGPVSYEPQDVQRRATEAALLQLGHGATAVRAHVRVGDVQGLGALAAVLQARRALRGLAELTTVAVPRVLTGVAGADGLAVLRDAVKMGASVVGGRPDLDPDPAGYVEAVLEVASEHGCPVDLHTDAGDPARLARLAAMAGGLRPGVTLSPCGDLGRLPSEVASRTADQLAAAGVAVVCLPQGGCGGVDRRGAAPVRLLRAAGVRVAAGSGALRDVSNPVGRGDPLEAAFLLASRYGLAPEEAYDAVSSSARAVLGLPEVRVEAGFPAELLAVRGDRLAGALSLAYSRVVVHRGRVVARTSAVREYCSSAASVELGLPRQGRGEVS; from the coding sequence ATGCCCGACAGCCAGCCGCAGCCACCACCGCCCCCGTCGTCCTCACCGGGTCCGGCCGACGCGTCCTCGCTGCTGCTGTGCGGGGCGCGGCTCACCGACGGCAGGACGGTGGACGTACGGCTGGGCGGTGGGCGCATCGAGGCCGTCGGCACGGCCGGCAGCCTGGCGGCGGGCGGCGCGCGCGCGTGCGGGGCGCGCGTGGACCTCAGCGGCTACCTGCTGCTGCCGGCCCCGGCCGAGCCGCACGCGCACGCCGACACGGCCCTGTCGGCCGACGCCGACGGACCGGTCTCGTACGAACCCCAGGACGTCCAGCGCCGGGCGACCGAGGCCGCGCTGCTCCAGCTCGGGCACGGGGCGACGGCGGTGCGGGCGCACGTGCGCGTGGGGGACGTCCAGGGGCTGGGTGCGCTGGCGGCGGTGCTGCAGGCGCGGCGGGCGCTGCGGGGGCTCGCGGAGCTGACGACGGTGGCGGTGCCCCGGGTGCTGACCGGGGTGGCCGGGGCGGACGGGCTGGCGGTGCTGCGGGACGCCGTGAAGATGGGCGCCTCGGTGGTGGGCGGCCGGCCCGACCTCGACCCGGATCCGGCGGGGTACGTGGAGGCGGTGCTGGAGGTCGCCTCCGAGCACGGCTGCCCCGTCGACCTGCACACGGACGCGGGGGATCCGGCCCGGCTGGCCCGGCTCGCGGCGATGGCGGGCGGGCTGCGCCCCGGGGTGACGCTCAGCCCGTGCGGCGACCTCGGCAGGCTCCCGTCCGAGGTGGCCTCGCGGACGGCCGACCAGCTCGCGGCGGCCGGGGTGGCCGTGGTGTGCCTGCCGCAGGGCGGTTGCGGCGGTGTCGACCGGCGGGGGGCGGCTCCGGTGCGGCTGCTGCGCGCGGCCGGGGTGCGGGTGGCCGCCGGGAGCGGAGCGCTGCGGGACGTGTCCAACCCGGTGGGGCGCGGCGACCCGCTGGAAGCGGCGTTCCTGCTGGCCTCGCGCTACGGGCTGGCGCCCGAGGAGGCGTACGACGCGGTGAGCTCCTCGGCGCGGGCGGTGCTGGGGCTGCCCGAGGTGCGGGTGGAGGCGGGGTTCCCGGCCGAGCTGCTCGCGGTGCGCGGGGACCGGCTGGCGGGGGCGCTTTCGCTGGCCTACAGCAGAGTGGTCGTGCACCGGGGGCGCGTGGTGGCGCGGACCAGCGCGGTGCGGGAGTACTGCAGTTCGGCGGCCTCGGTGGAGCTGGGGCTGCCGCGGCAGGGGCGGGGCGAGGTGTCGTAG
- the rpmG gene encoding 50S ribosomal protein L33 — MAATDVRPKITLACVECKERNYITKKNRRNNPDRLEMKKHCPRCNAHTAHRETR; from the coding sequence GTGGCTGCCACCGACGTCCGCCCGAAGATCACGCTGGCCTGCGTGGAGTGCAAGGAGCGGAACTACATCACCAAGAAGAACCGGCGTAACAACCCGGACCGTCTTGAGATGAAGAAGCACTGCCCGCGTTGCAACGCGCACACCGCGCACCGCGAAACGCGATAA
- a CDS encoding MaoC family dehydratase N-terminal domain-containing protein gives MALDQSFVGRTYPPTEPYEVGREKIREFAEAVGDANPAYTDAEAAKALGHPDVIAPPTFVFSITFKAAGQVVQDPQLGLDYSRVVHGDQKFAYRRPVRAGDRLTVTSTIEAIKSLAGNDILDIRGEVHDEAGEHVVTAWTKLVARAAEEA, from the coding sequence ATGGCGCTCGACCAGTCCTTCGTGGGGCGGACGTACCCGCCCACCGAGCCGTACGAGGTGGGCCGGGAGAAGATCCGTGAGTTCGCCGAGGCGGTCGGGGACGCCAACCCGGCGTACACGGACGCGGAGGCCGCCAAGGCGCTCGGTCACCCGGACGTCATCGCCCCGCCGACCTTCGTGTTCTCGATCACCTTCAAGGCGGCCGGCCAGGTCGTCCAGGACCCCCAGCTCGGCCTGGACTACAGCCGGGTGGTGCACGGCGACCAGAAGTTCGCCTACCGCCGCCCCGTCCGCGCCGGCGACCGGCTCACGGTCACCTCGACCATCGAGGCGATCAAGTCCCTCGCGGGCAACGACATCCTGGACATCCGCGGCGAGGTCCACGACGAGGCCGGCGAGCACGTCGTGACCGCCTGGACCAAGCTCGTGGCCCGCGCGGCCGAGGAGGCGTGA